In the genome of Photobacterium sp. TY1-4, one region contains:
- the yeiP gene encoding elongation factor P-like protein YeiP produces the protein MPKASEIKKSAAIEHDGKVYFVKEVSKLTPSGRAGNSLYRMRMYDVATNAKADVSFKADDIITLADFSRHPAAFSYIDGEEYIFMDNEDYTPYHFHKDVIEEELLFITEDTQGLHVLVVNGAPVALELPSTVDLDIVETDPSIKGASASARTKPAVLSTGLTVQVPEYIANGDRIRVNTLEHKYMNRVEK, from the coding sequence ATGCCAAAGGCGAGTGAGATTAAAAAGTCTGCAGCCATTGAACACGATGGTAAAGTTTATTTTGTAAAGGAAGTCAGTAAGTTGACGCCAAGTGGCCGTGCCGGAAACAGTTTGTACCGGATGCGTATGTATGATGTTGCGACCAACGCGAAAGCGGATGTCAGCTTCAAAGCGGATGACATTATCACCCTGGCAGATTTCAGTCGTCACCCAGCGGCGTTCTCTTATATTGACGGTGAAGAGTACATCTTCATGGATAATGAAGATTACACCCCATATCACTTCCATAAGGATGTCATTGAAGAAGAACTGCTGTTTATCACTGAAGATACGCAAGGTCTGCATGTCTTGGTCGTGAATGGTGCGCCAGTGGCATTGGAACTGCCATCAACGGTTGATCTGGACATCGTCGAGACAGATCCTTCCATTAAGGGGGCATCTGCCAGTGCGCGGACCAAGCCAGCGGTGCTGAGTACGGGCCTGACCGTCCAGGTGCCTGAATACATCGCAAACGGCGATCGGATTCGGGTGAATACGCTGGAACATAAATATATGAACCGCGTTGAGAAATAA
- a CDS encoding YicC/YloC family endoribonuclease, whose protein sequence is MIHSMTAYARREVKGDWGTAVWEIRSVNQRYLETYLRLPEQFRSLEPVLRERFRKRLARGKVECSLRFEANPAASCDLRINEALAKQVIQAAKWVKDTAGEGSISPFQVLNWPGVMEAPEQDLDTINQELLAGFDDALTDFIAARASEGDNMKVLIEQRLDAIAGEADKVRQQMPEIINWQRERLTTRFEEANVELDPTRIEQELILMAQKVDVAEELDRLDSHVKETRKIMKKGGACGRRLDFMMQEFNRESNTLASKSINTDITASAVELKVLIEQMREQIQNIE, encoded by the coding sequence ATGATCCACAGCATGACCGCCTATGCCCGTCGCGAAGTCAAAGGCGACTGGGGTACTGCCGTTTGGGAAATCCGTTCGGTCAACCAACGTTACCTGGAAACTTACCTGCGCCTGCCGGAGCAATTCCGCAGCCTGGAGCCGGTGCTGCGCGAGCGTTTTCGCAAACGTCTGGCCCGCGGCAAGGTCGAGTGCAGCCTGCGCTTTGAAGCCAACCCGGCGGCCAGCTGCGATCTGCGGATAAATGAAGCGCTGGCCAAGCAGGTGATTCAGGCCGCCAAATGGGTCAAAGACACCGCCGGAGAAGGCAGCATCAGCCCGTTTCAGGTGCTGAACTGGCCGGGTGTGATGGAAGCGCCGGAGCAGGATCTCGATACCATCAACCAGGAGCTGCTGGCCGGTTTCGATGACGCCCTGACCGATTTCATCGCCGCCCGCGCCAGCGAAGGCGACAACATGAAGGTGCTGATCGAGCAGCGTCTGGACGCTATTGCCGGGGAAGCCGACAAGGTGCGCCAGCAAATGCCGGAGATCATCAACTGGCAGCGCGAGCGCCTGACCACCCGCTTTGAAGAAGCCAATGTCGAGCTGGATCCGACCCGCATCGAGCAGGAGCTGATCCTGATGGCGCAGAAAGTCGATGTTGCCGAAGAGCTGGATCGCCTGGACTCACACGTCAAAGAAACCCGCAAGATCATGAAAAAAGGCGGTGCCTGTGGCCGTCGCCTCGACTTCATGATGCAGGAGTTCAACCGCGAGTCGAACACCCTGGCGTCAAAGTCCATCAACACCGACATCACCGCGTCTGCCGTTGAGCTCAAGGTGCTGATCGAGCAAATGCGCGAGCAGATCCAGAACATTGAGTAA
- the rph gene encoding ribonuclease PH gives MRPSGRANHQVRPITITRQFTAHAEGSVLVEFGNTKVICTASVEENVPRWLKGKGKGWVTAEYGMLPRATHSRNRREAASGKQGGRTMEIQRLIARSLRAAVDLEVLGEQMITVDCDVIQADGGTRTASISGAMVALVDAINHMLANGLLKTNPLKQMVAAVSVGIYNGEAVCDLDYAEDSAAETDMNVVMTEAGKMIEIQGTAEGEAFSHEELLSMLALAKDGIADIISVQKRALEN, from the coding sequence ATGCGTCCAAGCGGAAGAGCAAATCATCAAGTGCGCCCCATCACCATCACTCGTCAATTCACGGCCCATGCTGAAGGCTCGGTGTTGGTTGAGTTCGGCAATACCAAGGTGATCTGTACGGCCAGTGTGGAAGAAAATGTGCCGCGTTGGCTGAAGGGCAAAGGGAAAGGCTGGGTGACGGCTGAATACGGCATGCTGCCACGGGCCACGCATTCACGTAACCGTCGTGAAGCAGCGAGCGGTAAGCAGGGCGGCCGGACCATGGAAATCCAGCGCCTGATTGCCCGTAGCCTGCGTGCCGCGGTGGATCTGGAAGTGCTGGGCGAGCAGATGATCACGGTTGACTGTGATGTGATCCAGGCCGACGGAGGGACACGGACAGCGTCGATCTCCGGGGCGATGGTTGCACTGGTTGATGCGATCAACCATATGCTGGCCAATGGCCTGCTGAAAACCAACCCGCTGAAACAGATGGTTGCGGCGGTGTCGGTGGGGATCTACAACGGCGAGGCAGTCTGTGACCTCGATTACGCCGAAGATTCAGCCGCTGAAACCGATATGAACGTGGTGATGACCGAAGCCGGCAAGATGATTGAAATTCAGGGCACGGCGGAAGGCGAGGCATTCAGCCACGAAGAGCTGTTGTCGATGCTGGCGTTGGCCAAAGACGGCATTGCCGACATCATCAGCGTTCAGAAGCGAGCGCTGGAAAATTGA
- the pyrE gene encoding orotate phosphoribosyltransferase encodes MKAYQRQFIEFALEKGVLKFGEFTLKSGRQSPYFFNAGLFNTGRDLARLGRFYAEALVDAGIQYDVLFGPAYKGIPIATTTAVALADHHDVDTPYCFNRKEAKAHGEGGNLVGSALEGRIMLVDDVITAGTAIRESMEIIQANGADLAGVLVAIDRQEKGKGELSAIQEVERDFGCAVISIVSLGDVVRYLEEQPGMEQHLEAVKAYRAQYGI; translated from the coding sequence ATGAAAGCATATCAGCGTCAGTTCATCGAATTTGCCCTGGAGAAAGGGGTACTGAAATTTGGTGAGTTTACTCTGAAATCCGGCCGTCAAAGCCCGTATTTCTTTAATGCCGGCTTGTTCAACACCGGGCGTGATCTGGCACGTCTGGGCCGTTTTTACGCTGAGGCTTTGGTGGATGCCGGCATCCAGTATGACGTTCTGTTCGGCCCGGCTTATAAGGGGATCCCGATTGCAACGACCACGGCGGTGGCACTGGCCGATCACCATGATGTTGATACCCCATACTGCTTTAACCGTAAGGAAGCCAAGGCGCATGGTGAAGGCGGCAATCTGGTCGGCAGTGCGCTGGAAGGACGGATCATGCTGGTGGATGATGTGATCACCGCCGGCACTGCGATCCGCGAGTCGATGGAAATCATCCAGGCCAACGGCGCGGATCTGGCCGGGGTGCTGGTGGCCATTGATCGCCAAGAAAAAGGTAAGGGCGAGCTGTCGGCGATTCAGGAAGTCGAGCGCGACTTCGGCTGTGCGGTGATCTCGATTGTGTCTCTGGGCGATGTGGTGCGCTATTTGGAAGAGCAACCGGGGATGGAGCAGCACCTGGAAGCGGTGAAAGCCTACCGCGCGCAATACGGTATCTAA
- the slmA gene encoding nucleoid occlusion factor SlmA: protein MAGNKKNNRREEILQALAQMLESAQGSQRITTAKLAAQVGVSEAALYRHFPSKARMFEGLIEFIEDSITTRINRILDEEKDTLNRLRMVLQLILGFAERNPGLTRIMTGHALMFEQDRLQARINQLFERIETQLRQILRERKLREGKGFPVEENILAAQLLGQVEGSLNRFVRSNFKYKPTESFDDYWRLLSAELG, encoded by the coding sequence ATGGCTGGCAACAAAAAAAACAATCGCCGCGAAGAAATATTGCAAGCGTTAGCGCAAATGCTGGAGTCTGCCCAGGGCAGCCAACGCATTACGACCGCCAAGCTGGCAGCACAGGTTGGTGTTTCCGAAGCCGCCCTGTATCGCCATTTCCCGAGTAAGGCCCGGATGTTCGAAGGCCTGATTGAATTTATCGAAGACTCCATCACCACGCGGATCAACCGCATCCTCGATGAGGAAAAAGACACCCTGAACCGGCTGCGGATGGTGCTGCAACTGATCCTGGGCTTTGCCGAGCGTAACCCGGGCCTGACCCGGATCATGACCGGCCACGCCCTGATGTTCGAGCAAGACCGTCTCCAGGCGCGGATCAACCAGCTGTTCGAGCGCATCGAGACCCAACTGCGCCAGATCCTGCGGGAGCGCAAGCTCCGGGAAGGCAAAGGGTTCCCGGTGGAAGAGAATATTCTCGCCGCCCAGCTGCTGGGTCAGGTCGAGGGTAGCCTGAACCGCTTTGTCCGCTCCAATTTCAAATACAAGCCGACGGAAAGTTTCGACGACTACTGGCGGCTGCTGAGTGCCGAACTGGGCTAA
- the coaBC gene encoding bifunctional phosphopantothenoylcysteine decarboxylase/phosphopantothenate--cysteine ligase CoaBC — MQTLAGKKILLGISGGIAAYKCAELTRRLIERGAEVRVVMTKAAKEFITPLTMQAVSGKPVADSLLDPAAEASMGHIELAKWADLVLLAPATADLIARLSAGMGDDLLTTLCLATDAPIAVAPAMNQQMYRNVATQENLATLSRRQFPIWGPASGEQACGDVGPGRMLEPMQLVHQVEHFFRPADMAGIKLAITAGPTREAIDPVRYLTNHSSGKMGYAIAEAAAKRGADVTLISGPVNLTTPAGVTRVDVSSAEQMHQAAMRHAEQHDIFIACAAVADFRPAAIAEQKMKKTDDSDTMVLQLVKNPDIVASVAALTEHRPFTVGFAAETQDVAQYARSKLNRKNLDLICANDVSVQEQGFNSDHNALHLFWPQGDKALPLASKHAIGAQLIDEILTLYRQQHPSR; from the coding sequence ATGCAAACATTGGCCGGAAAGAAAATACTGCTGGGGATCAGCGGCGGAATTGCCGCCTACAAATGTGCGGAGCTCACCCGCAGGCTGATTGAACGCGGCGCCGAAGTACGGGTCGTGATGACCAAGGCTGCCAAAGAGTTTATCACCCCGCTGACGATGCAGGCGGTGTCGGGCAAGCCCGTCGCCGACAGCCTGCTGGATCCGGCCGCAGAAGCCTCCATGGGCCATATTGAGCTGGCCAAGTGGGCCGATCTGGTCCTGCTGGCACCGGCCACCGCCGATCTGATTGCCCGCCTCAGCGCCGGCATGGGCGATGATCTCCTGACCACCCTGTGCCTGGCCACCGACGCGCCGATTGCCGTGGCCCCGGCCATGAATCAGCAGATGTACCGCAACGTCGCCACCCAGGAAAACCTGGCCACCCTGAGCCGGCGCCAGTTCCCGATTTGGGGTCCGGCCAGCGGTGAGCAGGCCTGTGGCGATGTCGGCCCGGGCCGGATGCTCGAGCCGATGCAACTGGTCCACCAGGTGGAACATTTTTTCCGCCCGGCTGATATGGCCGGGATCAAACTGGCGATCACCGCCGGTCCGACCCGTGAGGCCATCGACCCGGTGCGCTACCTGACCAACCACAGCTCCGGCAAAATGGGCTATGCCATTGCCGAGGCGGCCGCCAAACGTGGCGCAGACGTCACCCTGATCAGCGGCCCGGTCAACCTGACAACTCCGGCCGGTGTCACCCGAGTGGACGTCAGCAGCGCCGAGCAGATGCATCAGGCAGCGATGCGCCATGCCGAGCAGCATGACATTTTCATTGCCTGCGCCGCCGTGGCCGATTTCCGCCCGGCCGCCATCGCCGAGCAGAAAATGAAGAAAACCGACGACAGCGACACCATGGTGCTGCAACTGGTCAAAAACCCCGATATTGTCGCCAGTGTCGCCGCCCTGACCGAGCACCGCCCGTTTACCGTCGGCTTTGCCGCGGAAACTCAGGATGTCGCGCAATATGCCCGCAGCAAGCTGAACCGTAAGAACCTCGATCTGATCTGCGCCAACGATGTGTCCGTTCAGGAGCAAGGCTTCAACAGCGATCACAACGCCCTGCACCTGTTCTGGCCTCAGGGCGACAAGGCCCTGCCGCTGGCCTCCAAACACGCCATCGGCGCGCAGTTGATCGACGAAATTCTGACGCTCTACCGTCAACAGCACCCAAGCCGCTAA
- the radC gene encoding RadC family protein, producing the protein MSLKLLPEASRPREKLLSHGPEALTDAELLAIFLRTGVAGMNALELATQLLADFGSLRALLAANQAEFCRHKGLGPAKYALLQAVMAMSHRHFEETLKKEDALTSPDHTRRYLSQKLRDRQREAFFVLFLDNQNRVLSGEVLFEGTIDAASVYPREVVKRSLELNAAALILAHNHPSGVAEPSQADRRITRRISDALALVDIRILDHFVVGDGETVSFAERGWL; encoded by the coding sequence ATGTCACTGAAACTGTTACCGGAAGCGAGCCGGCCACGGGAGAAGTTGCTCTCGCACGGCCCGGAGGCGCTGACCGATGCCGAATTGCTGGCCATTTTTCTGCGCACCGGGGTCGCCGGGATGAATGCCCTGGAGCTGGCCACTCAGTTGTTGGCCGATTTCGGCTCGTTGCGGGCGCTGCTGGCCGCCAATCAGGCGGAGTTCTGTCGCCATAAAGGGTTGGGGCCGGCAAAGTACGCCTTGTTGCAGGCGGTTATGGCGATGAGCCACCGCCATTTTGAGGAAACGCTGAAAAAGGAAGATGCGCTGACCAGTCCGGATCATACCCGGCGCTACCTGAGCCAGAAATTGCGCGATCGGCAGCGGGAAGCTTTCTTTGTGCTGTTTCTCGACAATCAAAATCGGGTGCTGAGCGGGGAGGTGCTTTTTGAAGGAACAATCGATGCTGCCAGCGTTTATCCGCGTGAAGTGGTAAAAAGATCGTTAGAACTTAATGCAGCGGCGCTCATTTTAGCGCATAATCACCCCTCGGGCGTGGCAGAGCCGAGTCAGGCAGACCGTCGAATAACAAGGAGGATCAGCGATGCGCTGGCCTTGGTTGATATTCGCATCCTGGATCATTTTGTTGTCGGCGACGGAGAAACTGTCTCTTTTGCTGAACGAGGTTGGCTATAA
- the rpmB gene encoding 50S ribosomal protein L28, which yields MSRVCQVTGKRPVTGNNRSHARNATKRRFLPNLQTHRFWVESEKRFVKLRLSAKGMRIIDKKGIDVVLSDMRARGENV from the coding sequence ATGTCCCGAGTATGCCAAGTAACTGGTAAGCGTCCTGTAACGGGTAACAACCGTTCACACGCACGTAATGCCACCAAGCGTCGTTTTCTGCCGAACCTGCAAACTCATCGTTTCTGGGTAGAAAGCGAAAAACGCTTCGTTAAACTACGCCTTTCTGCGAAAGGTATGCGTATCATTGATAAGAAAGGCATCGATGTCGTTCTGTCTGATATGCGTGCTCGCGGCGAGAACGTTTAA
- the rpmG gene encoding 50S ribosomal protein L33 has translation MAKGIREKIRLVSSAGTGHFYTTDKNKRNMPGKFEIKKFDPVVRQHVMYKEAKIK, from the coding sequence ATGGCTAAAGGCATTCGTGAGAAGATCCGTCTAGTATCATCTGCTGGTACAGGCCACTTCTACACTACCGACAAAAACAAGCGTAACATGCCAGGCAAATTCGAGATCAAAAAATTTGATCCAGTAGTTCGCCAGCACGTTATGTACAAAGAAGCTAAAATCAAGTAA
- the mutM gene encoding bifunctional DNA-formamidopyrimidine glycosylase/DNA-(apurinic or apyrimidinic site) lyase: MPELPEVEVSRMGITPHVVGQTVTRIIVRNPKLRWPVPEAICRIEGQVIRRVSRRAKYLLLETDIGYAIVHLGMSGSLRILPSGIPAEKHDHVDLVLASGEVLRYNDPRRFGAWLWQQPPEEIHQVLGKLGPEPLDAAFSADYLYEKAQGKRTAIKQFIMDNQVVVGVGNIYANESLFCAGIHPKRGAGQISRARIVALVDHIKAVLSFAIEQGGTTLKDFKNADGKPGYFAQELQVYGKAGQPCPRCDKPLSEMKIGQRSTVYCSDCQT, encoded by the coding sequence ATGCCAGAATTACCTGAAGTTGAAGTGAGCCGGATGGGGATCACCCCTCATGTGGTGGGCCAGACGGTGACCCGGATCATTGTCCGGAATCCGAAGCTGCGCTGGCCGGTGCCGGAGGCGATCTGCCGGATCGAAGGTCAGGTGATCCGCCGGGTCAGCCGCCGGGCCAAATACCTGTTGCTCGAAACCGATATCGGCTACGCCATTGTGCATCTGGGCATGTCGGGCAGCCTGCGGATCCTGCCGAGCGGGATCCCGGCAGAAAAGCATGATCATGTTGATCTGGTGCTCGCCAGCGGTGAGGTGCTGCGCTATAACGATCCCCGTCGTTTCGGGGCCTGGCTGTGGCAACAGCCGCCGGAGGAGATCCATCAGGTGCTGGGTAAACTCGGCCCGGAGCCGCTGGATGCGGCATTTTCGGCGGACTATCTGTACGAGAAGGCCCAGGGCAAGAGGACGGCGATCAAGCAGTTCATCATGGATAACCAGGTGGTGGTCGGGGTCGGGAATATTTATGCCAATGAGTCACTGTTCTGTGCCGGGATCCACCCGAAACGGGGTGCCGGACAGATCTCTCGTGCGCGGATCGTGGCACTGGTCGATCACATTAAAGCGGTGCTGTCGTTTGCGATTGAGCAGGGCGGCACGACCTTGAAAGATTTCAAGAACGCTGATGGCAAGCCGGGCTATTTTGCCCAGGAGCTGCAGGTGTACGGCAAGGCGGGCCAGCCGTGTCCGCGTTGCGACAAGCCGCTCAGTGAGATGAAAATCGGGCAGCGGTCAACGGTGTATTGTAGCGACTGCCAGACATAA
- the coaD gene encoding pantetheine-phosphate adenylyltransferase, translating into MSQNKNTRVIYPGTFDPITNGHLDLIERAAAMFDHVIVGIAFSPSKKPLFDLEERVTLAKEVTAHLNNVEIVGFSGLLVDFAKEYQANVLVRGLRAVSDFEYEFQLANMNRRLMPELETVFLTPAEENSFISSTIVKEVALHKGDVSQFVAPSIAEALEQKLHG; encoded by the coding sequence GTGAGCCAAAATAAAAACACCCGTGTCATCTATCCCGGCACCTTTGACCCTATCACCAACGGCCACCTGGACCTCATCGAGCGTGCTGCCGCGATGTTTGACCATGTGATTGTCGGCATTGCCTTCAGCCCGAGCAAAAAGCCGCTGTTTGATTTAGAAGAGCGGGTCACGCTGGCGAAAGAAGTCACCGCTCACCTGAATAACGTCGAAATCGTCGGCTTTTCCGGATTACTGGTCGACTTTGCCAAAGAATACCAGGCCAATGTCCTGGTCCGGGGACTGCGCGCAGTCTCGGACTTTGAGTACGAGTTCCAGCTGGCCAACATGAACCGTCGCCTGATGCCCGAACTGGAAACAGTCTTCCTAACCCCGGCCGAAGAAAACTCCTTTATCTCTTCGACCATCGTCAAGGAAGTGGCCCTGCACAAGGGCGATGTGAGCCAGTTTGTCGCTCCATCCATTGCCGAAGCCCTGGAGCAGAAGCTGCACGGCTGA
- a CDS encoding glycosyltransferase family 9 protein translates to MKKILVVRNDKIGDFMLAWPSFAMLKQSLPESHITALVPNYTAPIARLCPWIDEVIIDPTKKADKAAQAALLDTLKAERFDAGICLFSTGYNAMLLWRAGIPYRLAPATKLAQVLFNRRLKQRRSQSAKPEFEYNLDLIRFFLRDHGLAIEEPRGPYLHFSPQALDAQRAKLVDQLGLDPDKRWCFVHAGSGGSANNLSLAQYAALIQGVGASVDCQFVLTAGPGEEAMAASLYERVHPHVSAVVYDRNDGLQDFTCSLACASLFMAGSTGPLHIAAALDVPTLGFFPNKRSATPLRWKTLNTEGRHLAFCPPAGKETETDMSLIEIDDVVTQAVTWAAPYWS, encoded by the coding sequence ATGAAAAAAATTCTCGTTGTACGCAATGACAAGATTGGTGATTTTATGCTGGCCTGGCCCAGTTTTGCGATGCTGAAGCAGTCGTTGCCCGAGAGTCATATCACGGCACTGGTTCCCAACTACACGGCGCCGATTGCCCGGTTGTGTCCGTGGATTGATGAAGTGATTATCGATCCGACTAAAAAAGCCGACAAAGCAGCGCAGGCGGCGTTGCTCGACACGCTCAAGGCCGAGCGGTTCGACGCCGGGATCTGCCTGTTTTCGACCGGCTATAATGCGATGCTGTTGTGGCGGGCCGGGATCCCGTACCGGCTGGCACCGGCCACCAAACTGGCGCAAGTGTTGTTTAACCGCCGCCTCAAGCAGCGCCGCTCGCAGTCTGCGAAACCTGAATTTGAGTACAACCTGGATTTGATCCGGTTTTTCCTCCGGGATCACGGCCTCGCGATTGAGGAGCCCCGGGGACCTTATCTGCATTTCAGCCCGCAGGCCCTGGATGCCCAGCGGGCGAAGCTGGTGGACCAGTTGGGACTGGATCCGGACAAACGCTGGTGCTTCGTGCATGCCGGGAGCGGCGGCTCGGCTAATAACCTGTCACTGGCGCAGTATGCGGCGTTGATCCAAGGGGTTGGCGCGTCTGTTGATTGTCAGTTTGTCCTGACTGCCGGGCCGGGGGAGGAAGCCATGGCGGCCTCACTGTATGAACGGGTGCACCCGCATGTCAGTGCGGTGGTGTATGATCGCAATGACGGCCTGCAGGATTTTACTTGCTCGTTGGCGTGTGCGTCCCTGTTTATGGCGGGCTCGACCGGGCCGTTACATATTGCCGCCGCACTGGATGTCCCGACCCTGGGGTTTTTCCCGAACAAACGTTCGGCCACGCCGCTGCGCTGGAAAACCCTCAACACCGAAGGACGCCATCTGGCGTTTTGTCCGCCTGCGGGCAAGGAGACCGAGACGGACATGAGCCTGATTGAGATCGACGATGTGGTTACTCAAGCGGTGACTTGGGCGGCGCCGTACTGGTCCTGA
- a CDS encoding glycosyltransferase family 2 protein: protein MSTQKPTLAVALIVKNEADNLQACLASVSGWVDEIIVLDSGSTDHTEAVARQYTDKFYVNAEWPGFGPQRRLAQSYVTADYVLWLDADERVTPELRASIEQTLANPQANTVYSIARLSWVFGRYIRHCGWYPDRVNRLYPTALTQYNEDLVHEKVELNESMQVAKLDGDLLHFTYNDLHHYLVKSAGYAKAWAEQREKRGKRSSISQGLLHALGCFLKMYVIKAGFLDGKQGLLLSILSAHSTFVKYADLWIRTSTAPPKSPLE, encoded by the coding sequence ATGAGCACGCAGAAGCCGACACTGGCCGTAGCCCTGATCGTGAAGAACGAAGCCGACAACCTCCAGGCTTGCCTGGCGTCCGTCAGTGGCTGGGTCGATGAGATCATCGTGCTCGACTCGGGCAGCACCGACCATACCGAGGCCGTCGCACGCCAGTATACCGACAAGTTTTATGTCAACGCCGAATGGCCGGGCTTTGGCCCCCAGCGCCGCCTGGCACAAAGCTATGTCACCGCGGATTATGTCCTGTGGCTGGATGCCGATGAGCGGGTCACGCCGGAACTCCGCGCCAGCATCGAACAGACGCTGGCCAACCCGCAGGCCAACACGGTCTACAGCATTGCCCGGCTCAGTTGGGTGTTTGGCCGTTATATCCGCCACTGCGGCTGGTATCCGGATCGGGTCAACCGCCTCTACCCGACGGCGCTAACGCAGTACAACGAAGATTTGGTCCATGAAAAAGTGGAACTGAATGAAAGCATGCAGGTGGCCAAGCTGGACGGGGATCTCCTGCACTTTACCTACAATGATCTGCACCACTACCTGGTGAAGTCGGCCGGTTATGCCAAAGCCTGGGCCGAGCAGCGGGAAAAACGCGGTAAGCGCAGCAGTATCAGCCAGGGGCTGCTGCATGCCCTAGGCTGTTTTCTCAAGATGTATGTGATCAAGGCGGGCTTCCTGGATGGCAAACAAGGCTTGCTGCTGTCAATCCTGTCCGCCCACTCAACCTTCGTCAAATATGCCGATTTGTGGATCAGGACCAGTACGGCGCCGCCCAAGTCACCGCTTGAGTAA
- a CDS encoding glycosyltransferase family 9 protein, protein MSLFLSPPTSLCVLRLSAIGDACNASAMVQAIQRQWPETKITWIMGKAEAQLLGDLPGVEVIPFDKKLGWKGYTQLWRQLRGRKFDALLHLQTALRASIVSLGVRAKYRLGFDHTRSSDMQKWFINHPVPSPRSPHVLDGFMAFARELGIEDTTARWSLPLGAAETDWASQYITSGQPTLVIVPAASKAFKNWTATGYARVAEYAAAKGMQVILAGSPARVEVELAEQVCSQCQVPLLNLVGQSSLKQMLAQLSAADLVIAPDTGPTHMAVAVNTPVIGLYAHHNPQRTGPYRYLDYVVSAYREAIEAETGKSPEQLSWRSRVKAEDAMSRIPPEAVCAMLDKALTDFSILEETP, encoded by the coding sequence ATGAGCTTATTTTTGTCTCCTCCCACATCTTTATGTGTTTTACGGCTCTCCGCCATTGGTGATGCCTGCAATGCCAGCGCGATGGTCCAAGCGATCCAGCGGCAATGGCCGGAGACAAAAATTACCTGGATCATGGGCAAAGCCGAAGCCCAGCTGCTGGGCGACCTGCCCGGCGTCGAAGTGATCCCGTTTGATAAAAAGCTCGGCTGGAAAGGCTATACCCAACTCTGGCGCCAGCTCCGCGGTCGGAAATTCGATGCCCTGCTGCATCTACAAACCGCCCTGCGGGCCAGTATTGTCAGCCTGGGGGTCCGGGCCAAATACCGGCTGGGCTTTGATCACACCCGCAGCAGCGACATGCAAAAATGGTTTATCAACCATCCGGTTCCTTCCCCACGTTCGCCACATGTGCTGGACGGTTTTATGGCCTTTGCCCGGGAACTAGGGATTGAGGATACCACTGCGCGCTGGTCACTGCCGCTCGGCGCGGCCGAGACGGACTGGGCGTCACAATATATAACGTCCGGCCAGCCGACTCTGGTGATTGTCCCGGCCGCCAGCAAAGCCTTCAAGAACTGGACAGCCACAGGATATGCCAGGGTTGCAGAATACGCCGCCGCCAAGGGGATGCAGGTGATTCTGGCTGGCAGCCCGGCTAGGGTCGAGGTCGAACTCGCAGAGCAGGTATGCTCGCAATGCCAAGTGCCGTTGCTCAACCTGGTCGGACAAAGCTCGCTGAAGCAAATGCTGGCCCAGCTGTCGGCAGCGGATCTGGTGATCGCCCCGGATACCGGTCCGACCCACATGGCTGTCGCCGTCAACACCCCGGTGATTGGCTTATATGCCCACCACAACCCGCAACGCACCGGTCCGTATCGGTATCTGGATTATGTGGTGAGTGCATACCGGGAAGCGATTGAAGCTGAAACCGGCAAATCCCCGGAACAACTGAGCTGGCGAAGCCGGGTCAAAGCCGAAGATGCCATGAGCCGTATTCCGCCCGAGGCCGTCTGCGCCATGCTGGATAAAGCCCTAACCGATTTTTCTATTCTCGAGGAGACACCATGA